The Urbifossiella limnaea nucleotide sequence GCGGGGGCGGGTCAACCCCGCCCCGCCGGCGCCGATGCGCTACAATAGCGGCAGTGCTCACCCGAGGACCGACCCGCATGAGACGCTTTCTCGCACCCCCGGCGTTCCTCGCCGGGGTCCTGCTCGTGTTGTCCGCCGCGCCCGCCGCCGACCCCGCGCCCGCGACGGCGGCGGCGAAGGGGAAGCGCGTCGAAATCCCCTACCGGCTCACCGACACCAAGCACGTCATGGTGCGGGTGAAGATCAACGGGAAGGGGCCGTTCAACCTCATCCTCGACACCGGCGCCCCGGCCGTGTTCGTCACCAAGGCCGTCGCCAAGAAGGCCGGGGTGCCGGTCACCGAGAAGGGGCTGTCCGAGTTCGACAAGTTCGAAATCGAGGGCGGGCTCGTCGTGCCCGGGGCCAAGGGCCGCGTCGAAGACCTGTTCCAGCTCGACGGCATGAACGGCATGGGCCTCGCCGGCGTCGAGCTGCACGGCGTCGTCGGGTACAACGTGCTCGCCAAGTACCGCATCGAGTACGACTTCACCGCCGACCGGCTCGGGTTCGAGGAGATCCCCGGGTTCGAGCCGCCGGGGTTCGTCCGCATCAACGGCGGCAAGGGGAGCGGGCAGCTCGAAATGATGGGGCCGCTGATGAAGACGCTGGCGGCGCTCATGGGGATGAAGCCGAACTTCGACGTGGCCCCGCGCGGGTTCGTCGGCGTCGAGTTCGACGACAAGGACGGCGTGGTCGTCACGAAGGTGCTGGCCGGGAGCCCGGCCGAGAAGGGCGGCGTGAAGACCGGCGACAAGCTCGTCGAGGTGCGGAACGTCGAGATCGAGACGAGCCGCAGCCTGGCCCGGGCGCTGGCCAAGGCCGGCGTCGGCCAGCGGCTCCGCGTGACCGTGAAGCGCGGCGGCGAAGACGTGGAACTGACCATCGACCTCGGGCGGGGGCTGTAACCATGCGCAACCTGATCGCACTCGCGCTGTTCGCCGCCGCGCCGGCCCTGGCCGTGTCGCAGGACCGCGTGCCGAACAAGACGCCCGGCTCCGGCGAGAAGGTGGTGGTGCCGTTCGAGCTGCTCGACAGCCGGCACATGGCCGTGATGGTGAAGCTCAACGGCAAGGGGCCGTACAGGCTGATCTTCGACACCGGCGCCCCGATGAACCTCATCAACAACCGCATCGCCAAGGAGTCCGGCGTCCTCGACCCGAAAAACAAGCAGGGGCCGGTCGGCCTGTTCGGCACGATGGGGCAGAAGAAGGTGGCGCTGCTCGAAGTCGGCCCGGCGAAGCTGGAGAACGCCACGGCGGTGGTGATGGACCACCCCACGGTGGCGGCCATCTCCGAGGCGCTGGGGCCGATCGACGGCATCGTCGGGTTCCCATTCTTCGCCCGGTACAAGGCGACGATCGACTACCAGAAGCGCGAGATGACGCTGGTGCCGAACGGCTACGTGCCGACGGACGCGATGGAGGCGCTGATGGGGAAGATGATGGCGGCCCAGAGCGGCGACAAGGGGCCGCGGATCGTCGGCCCGGCGGCGCTGTTCGGGTTCGCGGTGGACAAGCCGAAGGGCGACGACGCGGCCGGCGTGGCGGTGACCGACGTGCTGAAGGACGGCGCCGCCGGCAAGGCGGGGCTGAAGGCCGGCGACCGGCTGCTGACGCTCGACGCCCGGTGGACGGACACGATCGGCGACACGTACCTGGCGGCGAGCCTGGTGCGCGCCGGCCGCGACGTGGTGCTGGTGGTGGAGCGCGGCGGCAAGGAGGTGCGGCTGACCGTGCGCCCGGTCCGCGGGGTGTGAGCAGGCAACCTGAATCTCCCTAGCGCCGAACTGCCCATACCTTTTGGTAACGAGAAGGCTCCCGCGCCCGGTTCAGGTTGGAAAGACGCAGTGAAGTAGTGCGAACCGGGTTGCAGGGCGCTCGGTTAGGTGATGAGTTGAGGTGAATCACGCCACACTCAGAAAATCGTGCACATGACCCAAGACATCCTTAAGAAGGCGCTTCGTAACGCGCTCCACGCAGGCACTGTGGCTAAGGGCTCGATTCACGAGCGGAAGCCACCGAAAAACGGGAGGTTTTTGGGTGAGCCTCCGAAAGACCTCGATGTAGAGGTGTTCGGTCGTTTTAGGGCGGCTTGCCTGAACCTTGTCCGGTTGCTTGGCCCTATCGGCCAGACTTGGGCGGAGGACTTCGCTTCCGACGAGGCGACACCAAATCGTGCCCTGCTCATGCTCGGGTCTGTCTTGGCGATCCAAGAAGCCGCGAACGACAACCTCCTCGCTCGTGTCGAAGATTTGGTGCGGGCTGAGGCGTTCGATGACTTACTCGGTCAAGCCGACTACTTGCTCAGGGAAGGGTTTTCGCTTGCGGCTGGAGCGCTTGGCCGTGCTGTTTTGGAGCAGCATTTGCGACGGTGGTGCGAGGCCAAGTGTTTGGTCGAAGCGAAGGCCGGAAAGAAGCCCGCTATGCTCGGTGACTACAACCAATGGCTCTACAAGGGCAGTGAGTTGAGTGTAATGCAGATGAAACACGTCGAGGCGATGGCGGCTGTCGGCAATACCGCTGCCCACAACAAGCCCGGGCTCAAACTGGACGAGGTCTCGTGGCTGCTGAGAGAGGTTCGCGAGTTCCTCGGTAAGAACCCTATCACCTGACGCGCCACTCGTTGCTGCAAAGGCCGCGCGGGACAGACATTGAGGATCAGAAATGCGTGCCGAGGGGCTGACGCCCCCCGGCTCGCCTGCCGATTCAACTACGCCGCCCGGCGGTCCGGGAACGGCAGGATCGTCGGCGGTGGCTCGTCCGACTCCTCGCCGCCCCACGGCAGCTGGCTGTCCGGCGGCTCCGGCAGGTCGGCCTTGATCAGCACCGCCGCCAGCCGCTCGAACTCGTCCCGCAGTGTCGTCCCCTCCGACGGCACCACCCGCGCCTCGTCGGCCACCGGCAGTTCGTCGTCGACCAGTTCGCCGCCGTGCTCGCGCTCCAGCAGCGCGTGCAACCGGCGGGCGTACTCGGCGTCGCGGGCCTCGCGCTCGGCGTGCCAGCGGCGCTCGGTCGCCACCAGCTTCGACTGCCACGCTTCGAGCCGCAGCCGCAGCTGCCACAGGTCGTACCCTTCCTCCCGCCGCCGCGCGTCGGACCGCACCAGCCACTCGTCGCGGGCCGCGCTTTCGGCTTCCTTCTGCCGCAGGGCGCGGGTCAGGTCTTCCAGGTCGGCCAGCGCCCGCCGCTCCGCCTCCTGCCACCCGCCGCGGGCCTGCGCCAGCAGCACGAACTGCTCGGCCAGCACGCGCCGCTGGTCCTCGGCGTCCACCGCCTCGCGGTCGAGCCGCGCCCGCAGTTCGGTCAGCGCGGCCCGCTCCGCTCCCAGCCTCAGGGCCTCGGCGTCGAGCGCCGCGGAGAAGTCGGCGAGGTCTTGGTCGGCGGACCGTGACAGGGCGAACTTCACCGTTCCGGGCGGGTCGGGGTTCACCTTCGGCGCCGCGGCCAGCAACTCGGCGTGGAGCTTGTCGCGCCTCGCCTCCAATTCTGCGACCACGGCGCGGGCGTTCTCGGCACGGGCGGCGAGCCCGGCGGCCTCGCCCCGCACCGCAGCGGCCTGCGCCGCGAGTTCGTTCCTGCCGCGGGCCAGTTCCTTTTCGCGCGCCGCCAGCTCGGCCTCGCGCTGCGCCACCGCGGCTTCCTGCCGGCCGACGGTCGCCTGCATCTCGGTCCACTCGGCGTGGAGCCGCTGGCGCTGGGCGTCGAGCGCGTCCCACTCCTGGCGGAGGCGCTGCGATTCTTCCGTGGCGCGGCCGGCGTAATCCGAGCGTGCCTGCTGGAAGCGCATCGCCTCGGCGGTGAGCTGGCCGCGGGCCTCGTCGAGTTCGGCCCGGCGGGCGAGGAGATCGGCGCGCACCGCGGACCACTTCTCGCGGACGCGGCGGGCGAAGCGGACGGCCAGCTTGCGGGCGCGGGCGCGGTCCTTCGCCGCGGCCTCGCGGAGGAAGTGGGCGTCGCGGAGGAGGTCGGCGGGGTCGGGTTCGTGGGCCAACGCGGAACCCCCTGCAAGCGGAACAACCCGCAGGGTTTATCGGCACGCGGGGCCGGGGAACTTGAGCCGGCGAGACGGGGTGTAGCCGGAGGCACAACGGAGCCGGCCCCGTCAGGGGTCGGAGTGCGCGTGACACTCCGACCCCTGACGGGGCCGGCTCAGAGGTCGATCTGCCGCTCACCCGCTGTACTTCTTCACCAGCTTCTCCAGCTCCACCTTCGGCAGCACGCCGATCTCCTGGTGGACGGGCGTGTCGCTCCCCTTGAAGAACAGCACGCGCGGGATGGTCATCACGTCGTACTTCACCGCGATGGCGCTGTTCTCGTCCACGTTCAGCTTGCCGACGGTGACCTGGCCGGCGTATTGGTCGGCCAGCTGGTCGATGACCGGCGACAGCTGCCGGCACGGGCCGCACCACGGCGCCCAGAAGTCGGCGACCACCAGCTTGCCGCTGGTCACGTGCTCGTTCCAGTTGTCAGTCGTGAACTCGACCACGTTCGGGCTGGCCATGTCGTCTCCCGGGTAGGCGCGGCCACCGGCCGCGGTTGGACTTTTATTCTACTTGCGATCGGATACCGCACCAGTGGCGTGCTCTTACGCCAGCGGCAGGCCGATTCGCTTCTCGGCCGGCGGGGCGAAGTCGAGCGGCGCCGGGTACGCCGGGGCGTCCTCGCCGTCGGCCGCGGCGCGGGCGGCGTCCGGGGTGAACGCTACCACCGCCCCGACGCCCTCGCCGGTCTGCACGCGGCCGTACAGCGTGAACGCGCTGGCGTCGTCCACGCGCACCCGCACCGTGTTGCCCACCAATCGCGTCGGGCCGTCGAAGACGACGATGTGGTCGGCCATCGACCGGCCCGTCAGTTGGAGCACCTCGCCCCCCGCATCGGTTCGCGCCGACCGCTTACTCGGCCCTTCCACCAGCACCTCGACGGTGGTGCCGATCTGCGCCCGGTGGTCGGCGAGGCTGTTCGCATTCTGCACCATCAGCAGGTCGTTGTTGCGGCGCTTCTTCACGTCCTCGGGCACGTCGTCCGGGTAGCGCTCGGCGGCCTTCGTCCCCGGCCGCTCGCTGTACTTGAAGATGAAGCTGTTTTTGAACCGCGCCTCGCGCACCAGCTCCATCGACTTCGCAAAGCTCGCCTCCGTCTCGCCGCAGAAGCCGACGATAAAGTCCGAGCTGACCGACACGCCGGGCACCAACTCGCGGCAGCGGGCGAGCATGTCACGGTACTCGCCGGCGGTGTAGAGCCGCTTCATCCGCTTCAGCACGTCGTCGCACCCACTCTGCGCCGGCACGTGGAGGTACTTCACGACCGTCGGCAGGTCGCGCACGGCCGTCAGCAGGTCGTCGGTCATGTCCTTCGGGAAGTTGGTGACGAACCGCACCCGCTCCAGGCCCGGCACGGCGTCGAGCTTCGCCAGCACGTCCGACAGGCGGGTGCGGCGGCCGTCGCCGTGGT carries:
- a CDS encoding coiled-coil domain-containing protein; translated protein: MAHEPDPADLLRDAHFLREAAAKDRARARKLAVRFARRVREKWSAVRADLLARRAELDEARGQLTAEAMRFQQARSDYAGRATEESQRLRQEWDALDAQRQRLHAEWTEMQATVGRQEAAVAQREAELAAREKELARGRNELAAQAAAVRGEAAGLAARAENARAVVAELEARRDKLHAELLAAAPKVNPDPPGTVKFALSRSADQDLADFSAALDAEALRLGAERAALTELRARLDREAVDAEDQRRVLAEQFVLLAQARGGWQEAERRALADLEDLTRALRQKEAESAARDEWLVRSDARRREEGYDLWQLRLRLEAWQSKLVATERRWHAEREARDAEYARRLHALLEREHGGELVDDELPVADEARVVPSEGTTLRDEFERLAAVLIKADLPEPPDSQLPWGGEESDEPPPTILPFPDRRAA
- the trxA gene encoding thioredoxin, with product MASPNVVEFTTDNWNEHVTSGKLVVADFWAPWCGPCRQLSPVIDQLADQYAGQVTVGKLNVDENSAIAVKYDVMTIPRVLFFKGSDTPVHQEIGVLPKVELEKLVKKYSG
- a CDS encoding aspartyl protease family protein, whose translation is MRNLIALALFAAAPALAVSQDRVPNKTPGSGEKVVVPFELLDSRHMAVMVKLNGKGPYRLIFDTGAPMNLINNRIAKESGVLDPKNKQGPVGLFGTMGQKKVALLEVGPAKLENATAVVMDHPTVAAISEALGPIDGIVGFPFFARYKATIDYQKREMTLVPNGYVPTDAMEALMGKMMAAQSGDKGPRIVGPAALFGFAVDKPKGDDAAGVAVTDVLKDGAAGKAGLKAGDRLLTLDARWTDTIGDTYLAASLVRAGRDVVLVVERGGKEVRLTVRPVRGV
- the miaB gene encoding tRNA (N6-isopentenyl adenosine(37)-C2)-methylthiotransferase MiaB, whose protein sequence is MPRTVYIETVGCQMNVLDSELVVAALHKAGYRIADQPADADLLLFNTCSVREHAEDKVYSALGRVAPLKKARPGTVVGVLGCMAQKDQDLIRKRAPFVDLVVGTGQLARVPELVEAVRATGQPQFALSLGRADAGKHAVEASFVSFDPARDSAARPTPFQAFVRVQFGCDKFCTYCVVPSTRGPEQSRPPDHILAEAKQLAGQGCKEITLIGQTVNSYEFDHGDGRRTRLSDVLAKLDAVPGLERVRFVTNFPKDMTDDLLTAVRDLPTVVKYLHVPAQSGCDDVLKRMKRLYTAGEYRDMLARCRELVPGVSVSSDFIVGFCGETEASFAKSMELVREARFKNSFIFKYSERPGTKAAERYPDDVPEDVKKRRNNDLLMVQNANSLADHRAQIGTTVEVLVEGPSKRSARTDAGGEVLQLTGRSMADHIVVFDGPTRLVGNTVRVRVDDASAFTLYGRVQTGEGVGAVVAFTPDAARAAADGEDAPAYPAPLDFAPPAEKRIGLPLA
- a CDS encoding PDZ domain-containing protein, producing MRRFLAPPAFLAGVLLVLSAAPAADPAPATAAAKGKRVEIPYRLTDTKHVMVRVKINGKGPFNLILDTGAPAVFVTKAVAKKAGVPVTEKGLSEFDKFEIEGGLVVPGAKGRVEDLFQLDGMNGMGLAGVELHGVVGYNVLAKYRIEYDFTADRLGFEEIPGFEPPGFVRINGGKGSGQLEMMGPLMKTLAALMGMKPNFDVAPRGFVGVEFDDKDGVVVTKVLAGSPAEKGGVKTGDKLVEVRNVEIETSRSLARALAKAGVGQRLRVTVKRGGEDVELTIDLGRGL